A single region of the Hippopotamus amphibius kiboko isolate mHipAmp2 chromosome 6, mHipAmp2.hap2, whole genome shotgun sequence genome encodes:
- the LOC130856064 gene encoding tumor necrosis factor ligand superfamily member 4-like, whose product MEGVQPLGEHVGNTPGRRFLRNKLLLVASVIQGLGLLLCLTYICLHFYAQVPSQYPPIQSIRVQFTKCENENGFIITSPNKDGTMKVQNNSIIISCDGFYLISLKGYFSQELSLRLQYRKGWEPLLSLNKVKSVDSVTVANLAFKDKVYLNVTTHNASCEDIQVNGGELILIHQNPGGFCVY is encoded by the coding sequence ATGGAAGGGGTCCAACCCCTGGGCGAGCATGTTGGAAATACACCAGGACGGAGATTCTTGAGGAACAAGCTATTGCTGGTAGCCTCTGTAATtcaggggctggggctgctccTGTGTCTCACCTACATCTGTCTGCACTTCTATGCTCAGGTGCCATCTCAATACCCTCCAATCCAAAGTATAAGAGTGCAGTTTACCAAGTGTGAAAATGAGAACGGTTTCATCATCACATCCCCAAACAAGGATGGAACCATGAAGGTGCAGAACAACTCAATCATCATCAGCTGTGATGGGTTTTATCTCATCTCTCTGAAGGGCTACTTCTCTCAGGAGCTCAGCCTCAGGCTTCAGTACCGGAAGGGTTGGgaacccctcctctccctgaacAAGGTCAAATCTGTTGACTCTGTCACAGTGGCCAATCTGGCTTTCAAGGACAAAGTCTACCTGAATGTGACCACTCACAATGCCTCCTGCGAAGACATCCAGGTGAATGGTGGGGAATTGATTCTCATTCATCAAAATCCTGGTGGATTCTGTGTCTACTGA